A section of the Alkalihalobacillus sp. LMS39 genome encodes:
- a CDS encoding DUF2573 family protein, with product MDAKLQQQLDGLITKYTELLLGQENEELKEKVKIWALYSHISKSMPPLAKHWNEQYPDAKEAMKELVSEIQALNKKNREKNE from the coding sequence ATGGATGCAAAATTGCAACAGCAATTAGACGGGTTAATAACAAAATATACCGAATTATTACTTGGTCAAGAAAATGAAGAACTTAAAGAAAAAGTGAAAATATGGGCATTGTATAGTCATATTTCAAAAAGTATGCCTCCACTTGCGAAACATTGGAATGAACAATATCCTGATGCGAAAGAAGCGATGAAGGAACTGGTGTCGGAGATTCAAGCGTTAAATAAAAAAAATCGTGAAAAAAACGAGTGA
- a CDS encoding YusG family protein gives MMNENQSQNEPLKVEVTAKVEGKFENGCMNLYMDDSRIGKIKETNEGTKYEMARGFEFDNNKIFRYEEGVSKNPDKYVEGCDMGWC, from the coding sequence ATGATGAACGAAAATCAAAGTCAAAATGAACCTTTAAAAGTAGAGGTAACAGCGAAAGTTGAAGGAAAGTTTGAAAATGGTTGTATGAATTTGTATATGGATGATTCAAGAATAGGAAAAATTAAAGAGACAAATGAAGGAACAAAGTATGAAATGGCCCGTGGGTTTGAGTTTGATAATAATAAGATTTTTCGATATGAAGAAGGGGTATCTAAAAACCCAGATAAATATGTAGAAGGTTGCGATATGGGCTGGTGTTAA
- a CDS encoding acetyl-CoA C-acetyltransferase: MREAVIVAGARTPVGKAKRGTLANVRPDDLGALTVKETLKRAGDFDPSKIEDIIFGCAMPEAEQGMNMARNIGAIAGLPDTVPAITINRYCSSGLQSIAYASERIMLGHSKAIIAGGAESMSLIPMGGHVIAPNPSLVENAPEYYMGMGYTAEEVATRFGVSRQDQDAFAVESHRRAEQAIKDGKFTDEIVPVDVTLRSVGSDNKLKEKKVQFSVDEGVRPGTTVDGLAKLRPAFHPKGSVTAGNASQMSDGAASVLVMDREEAEANGLTPILKFRSFAVAGVPPEIMGIGPVEAIPKAIALAGLELSDIGLFELNEAFASQSLQVIRHLGLDQSKVNVNGGAIALGHPLGCSGTKLTLTLMHEMKRRGEQFGVVTMCIGGGMGAAGVFELI; encoded by the coding sequence TTGAGAGAAGCGGTAATCGTAGCTGGTGCAAGAACACCAGTCGGAAAAGCGAAAAGAGGAACATTAGCCAATGTAAGACCCGATGATCTTGGTGCCTTAACAGTAAAAGAAACGTTAAAACGGGCCGGAGACTTTGACCCGTCTAAAATAGAAGATATTATTTTTGGATGTGCGATGCCTGAAGCAGAACAAGGTATGAACATGGCTCGTAATATTGGAGCAATAGCAGGTCTTCCTGATACAGTCCCAGCGATTACGATTAATCGATATTGCTCATCTGGACTACAAAGTATTGCTTATGCATCTGAACGTATTATGTTAGGCCATTCAAAAGCAATTATAGCTGGAGGAGCCGAGTCGATGAGCTTAATCCCAATGGGCGGCCATGTGATTGCGCCGAACCCATCTCTAGTGGAGAATGCGCCAGAGTATTATATGGGAATGGGATATACAGCAGAAGAAGTGGCGACACGATTTGGTGTAAGTCGCCAAGACCAAGATGCTTTCGCTGTAGAAAGTCACCGTCGTGCAGAGCAGGCGATAAAAGACGGTAAATTTACTGATGAAATCGTACCTGTCGATGTTACATTACGGTCTGTTGGTAGTGATAATAAATTAAAAGAGAAAAAAGTGCAGTTCAGTGTCGATGAAGGTGTCAGACCAGGAACGACAGTTGATGGACTAGCAAAACTTCGACCAGCTTTCCATCCAAAAGGATCGGTTACAGCTGGAAACGCGTCTCAAATGAGTGATGGTGCGGCAAGTGTGCTCGTCATGGACCGTGAAGAAGCAGAAGCCAATGGGTTAACGCCTATTTTAAAATTCCGCTCCTTTGCTGTTGCAGGTGTTCCACCAGAAATTATGGGAATTGGACCGGTTGAGGCGATTCCAAAAGCAATAGCACTTGCTGGGTTAGAATTATCGGATATTGGTTTATTTGAATTAAATGAAGCGTTCGCATCACAATCACTTCAAGTCATTCGTCATTTAGGACTTGACCAAAGTAAAGTTAATGTAAATGGTGGAGCAATTGCTCTTGGTCATCCACTTGGATGTTCTGGAACAAAGTTAACCTTAACATTAATGCATGAAATGAAACGTCGTGGTGAGCAGTTTGGTGTTGTAACGATGTGTATCGGTGGCGGTATGGGTGCTGCTGGCGTATTTGAACTTATTTAA
- a CDS encoding YfzA family protein, whose translation MRNWFINVGFFLVLILVLAIVDNTPFVTDFEFGSFGNEILQTKLFTEWFNFYNNAFFNVVLLFALMHIILFPFYSIKFKRTNK comes from the coding sequence ATGAGGAATTGGTTCATTAATGTTGGTTTTTTTTTAGTTCTTATACTAGTATTGGCGATTGTTGATAATACACCCTTTGTTACTGATTTTGAGTTTGGAAGTTTTGGAAATGAAATCCTACAGACAAAGCTTTTTACTGAATGGTTTAATTTCTATAACAATGCATTTTTTAATGTTGTTTTACTTTTCGCTTTAATGCATATCATTTTATTTCCTTTTTATAGCATTAAATTTAAGCGAACTAATAAATAA
- a CDS encoding DUF4395 domain-containing protein — protein sequence MKEIPVSFVRANQWMMVLLTLSAILFQSVVIVGITFVVVTTSLIFGPKTNLAFLLMKTIKKKDRSNEETEAAELQRFNQTIAASLLFIGFIILLFGHWLGWIFIVMVTIAASVALAGFCVGCFFYYQLKKLKYQLKK from the coding sequence TTGAAGGAGATTCCTGTTTCTTTCGTCCGAGCTAATCAATGGATGATGGTGTTGTTAACGTTAAGTGCTATTTTATTTCAAAGTGTAGTTATCGTCGGGATTACTTTTGTAGTTGTCACGACTTCACTAATCTTTGGTCCGAAGACAAACCTTGCTTTTTTATTGATGAAGACGATAAAGAAGAAAGACCGTTCAAATGAAGAGACAGAAGCAGCAGAGCTTCAACGTTTTAACCAAACGATTGCAGCTAGCCTTCTTTTCATTGGTTTTATAATTCTTTTGTTTGGTCATTGGCTTGGTTGGATTTTCATAGTGATGGTGACCATTGCTGCGTCAGTTGCATTAGCGGGCTTTTGTGTTGGTTGCTTTTTTTATTACCAATTGAAGAAGTTAAAATATCAACTAAAGAAATAA
- a CDS encoding 3-hydroxyacyl-CoA dehydrogenase/enoyl-CoA hydratase family protein: MVGQIRKAAVLGSGVMGSGIAAHLANVGIPTLLLDIVPRELTEEETKKGLTLEDKQVRNKISTTAIQKLLKQKPAPLTVKSNKDLIEAGNFEDDMQRLSEVDWIIEVVVENLEIKQKVFSQVDQYRKQGSIVSSNTSGISVEAMVEGRSDDFKHHFLGTHFFNPPRYLKLLEIIPTQHTNAEVIEFMTAFAEDTLGKGVVLAKDTPNFIANRIGTYGLLVTVEQMLKGGYSVGEVDSVTGPAIGRPKSATFRTLDVVGLDTFLHVAKNVYDKVEGREKEVFDPPAFMKEMAEKGWIGSKAGQGFFLKKKGENGSEIVELDPNTLEYGPRKKLKTASTEAAKQAKGLKAKVKTLAYADDRAGELIWNLFKPVLIYSAEQCYDIASDILSVDQAMKWGFGWEQGPFELWDAIGVAKSVEKMESEGETVPAWVKDMLAAGHESFYKEKSYYHNGEYKSIVENEKIIHLKALKEQDKVIFKNSGASLIDLGDGVAGLEFHSPSNSIGLDVLQMISKSIDEVEKNYKGLVIGNQGKNFCVGANLMMILMEAQDDNFFELDMVIRQFQKAMARIRYSSKPVVAAPHAMTLGGGAEVCLPSASIQAASETYMGLVEVGVGLIPGGGGNKELYLRNLERAPQGTTIDLQAIANKTFETIAMAKVATSAHEAKANGFLSERDGVTMNGDHHLHAAKQQVIHLHDKGYTAPARSKIQVVGETGYATMLLGAKTMKFGGMISDHDLKIAEKLAFVIAGGRVPKGTFVDEQYLLDLEREAFLSLVAEPKSQQRMQHMLTKGKPLRN, translated from the coding sequence ATGGTTGGTCAAATTCGAAAAGCAGCTGTATTAGGCTCAGGTGTTATGGGTTCAGGGATTGCTGCTCATCTCGCGAATGTAGGAATTCCAACGCTCCTATTAGACATTGTCCCTCGGGAGCTAACTGAGGAAGAAACGAAAAAGGGATTGACACTTGAAGACAAACAAGTACGTAACAAAATTAGTACAACAGCAATTCAAAAATTGCTAAAGCAAAAGCCAGCTCCATTAACAGTAAAAAGTAACAAAGATTTAATTGAGGCAGGTAACTTTGAAGACGATATGCAACGTCTTTCAGAAGTCGATTGGATTATTGAAGTTGTAGTTGAAAATCTCGAAATTAAACAAAAAGTATTTTCTCAAGTTGATCAGTATCGTAAGCAAGGTTCGATTGTAAGCTCAAATACATCAGGTATTTCTGTTGAAGCAATGGTTGAAGGACGTTCAGATGATTTTAAACATCATTTTCTCGGAACGCATTTCTTTAACCCGCCACGTTATTTAAAATTGCTTGAAATTATCCCTACACAACATACAAATGCGGAAGTTATTGAATTTATGACAGCGTTTGCAGAAGATACATTAGGAAAAGGTGTTGTATTAGCAAAAGATACGCCAAACTTCATTGCAAACCGAATTGGAACATACGGATTGCTTGTTACGGTAGAGCAAATGTTAAAAGGTGGATATTCCGTTGGAGAAGTTGATTCTGTAACAGGTCCGGCCATTGGAAGACCAAAAAGTGCAACATTCCGTACATTGGACGTTGTCGGTTTAGATACATTTTTACATGTTGCGAAAAACGTGTATGACAAAGTTGAAGGAAGAGAAAAAGAAGTATTCGATCCTCCAGCATTTATGAAAGAAATGGCTGAAAAGGGTTGGATTGGAAGTAAAGCAGGTCAAGGATTTTTCTTAAAGAAAAAAGGGGAAAACGGAAGCGAAATCGTTGAACTTGATCCAAATACATTAGAGTACGGACCACGAAAAAAATTAAAAACAGCTTCTACTGAAGCCGCAAAGCAAGCAAAGGGCTTAAAAGCAAAAGTGAAAACGCTCGCATATGCGGATGACAGAGCGGGAGAACTTATTTGGAATTTATTTAAGCCAGTACTCATTTATTCTGCTGAACAGTGCTATGACATTGCAAGTGACATTTTATCGGTAGACCAAGCTATGAAGTGGGGCTTTGGCTGGGAACAAGGACCATTTGAGTTATGGGATGCTATCGGTGTTGCTAAATCAGTAGAAAAAATGGAGTCAGAAGGCGAAACAGTTCCTGCTTGGGTAAAAGATATGTTAGCAGCGGGCCATGAGTCTTTCTATAAAGAGAAAAGCTACTATCACAATGGCGAATATAAGTCGATTGTTGAAAATGAAAAAATCATTCATTTAAAAGCACTTAAAGAGCAGGATAAAGTGATTTTCAAAAACAGCGGGGCTTCTCTTATTGACTTAGGAGATGGAGTCGCAGGTTTGGAATTCCATTCACCAAGTAACTCAATTGGTCTTGATGTTCTTCAAATGATTTCCAAATCAATTGATGAAGTGGAAAAGAATTATAAAGGGCTTGTTATCGGGAATCAAGGGAAAAATTTCTGTGTTGGTGCCAACTTAATGATGATTTTAATGGAAGCACAGGATGATAATTTCTTTGAACTTGATATGGTCATTCGCCAATTCCAAAAAGCAATGGCAAGAATTCGTTATTCTTCAAAACCAGTTGTTGCTGCACCACATGCTATGACATTAGGTGGAGGAGCGGAAGTTTGTTTACCATCTGCAAGCATTCAAGCAGCTTCTGAAACATATATGGGCTTAGTTGAAGTCGGAGTTGGTTTAATTCCTGGTGGTGGAGGTAATAAAGAGCTTTACCTTCGTAATCTTGAGCGCGCGCCACAAGGAACAACAATTGACTTACAAGCAATTGCCAATAAAACGTTTGAAACGATCGCAATGGCAAAAGTCGCTACTTCTGCACATGAAGCAAAAGCGAACGGGTTCTTAAGTGAACGTGACGGCGTAACAATGAATGGTGATCATCATCTTCATGCAGCGAAACAACAAGTTATCCACTTGCATGATAAAGGATACACAGCACCAGCTCGAAGTAAAATTCAAGTTGTTGGAGAAACAGGATATGCAACAATGTTATTAGGTGCAAAAACAATGAAATTTGGTGGAATGATTTCCGACCATGATTTAAAAATTGCTGAGAAACTGGCATTTGTTATTGCTGGTGGACGTGTACCAAAAGGAACATTTGTTGATGAACAATATTTATTAGACCTAGAGCGTGAAGCATTCCTAAGTCTTGTGGCGGAGCCGAAATCACAGCAACGTATGCAACATATGTTGACAAAAGGAAAGCCGTTACGTAACTAG
- a CDS encoding MFS transporter translates to MTQFIGDWKNQLKGYNQNVRMFLWVSVLGNIGMGIFMIIYNYYIRELGYDDQVNGKVIAMQATASAIALLPAGLLSDKFGRKKIIFVGALITALTLTSRSLLVPESTLLLTAFLTGVFMSFIQVSSIPLLAENSTEKERVHLFSFNFALIMVANVIGNVLGGSLSDAFQYLFGVSALTSIRITLLIGSAFFFASLFPLFKINENRKLKTEKTASVSFKKLFTTHKAGVKIILLFAVAQLIIGFGSGLVIPYLNLYFTDRFEISKSLVGIIVSLGQAMTAVAFMIGPLVVKKFGEVRAVVILQLTSLPFLLLTAYTENLWLAVLGFLFRQALMNAGNPIQMSLMMKSVDDSMKGLANSVGQMVFQLGWAVMGPVSMTIVMMYGSYYGYAIVFSITGCLYLIGSIYFYLVFRKIK, encoded by the coding sequence ATGACTCAGTTTATTGGTGATTGGAAAAATCAATTAAAAGGTTATAATCAAAACGTTCGTATGTTTTTATGGGTATCTGTACTAGGAAATATTGGTATGGGTATTTTTATGATCATTTATAATTATTATATTCGGGAGCTTGGGTATGATGACCAAGTGAATGGTAAGGTTATTGCGATGCAAGCAACAGCCTCGGCGATTGCGTTATTACCAGCCGGATTGTTAAGTGACAAGTTTGGCAGAAAAAAAATCATTTTTGTTGGTGCCTTAATTACAGCTTTAACACTTACAAGTCGCTCTTTATTAGTGCCAGAATCAACGTTATTACTTACTGCGTTTTTAACGGGTGTCTTTATGTCATTTATTCAAGTGTCTTCGATTCCGTTACTCGCAGAAAACTCAACGGAAAAAGAAAGAGTACATTTGTTTAGTTTTAATTTTGCCTTAATCATGGTGGCAAATGTGATTGGAAACGTGTTAGGAGGTTCGTTAAGTGATGCGTTTCAGTATTTGTTTGGTGTTTCTGCATTAACAAGTATTCGAATCACGTTATTGATTGGTTCAGCGTTCTTTTTTGCCTCGCTATTTCCACTATTTAAAATCAATGAAAATAGGAAACTGAAAACGGAAAAAACAGCATCAGTCTCATTTAAAAAATTGTTCACGACTCATAAAGCTGGAGTTAAAATTATTCTTCTTTTTGCCGTCGCTCAATTAATTATCGGATTTGGATCGGGGCTTGTTATTCCTTACTTAAATCTTTATTTTACTGACCGTTTTGAGATTTCAAAGTCACTCGTTGGAATTATTGTCTCTTTAGGGCAAGCGATGACAGCTGTTGCGTTTATGATTGGACCACTTGTTGTTAAAAAGTTCGGTGAGGTAAGAGCGGTTGTTATTTTACAATTAACGTCATTGCCGTTTTTATTATTAACGGCGTATACGGAAAACCTTTGGTTAGCGGTATTAGGTTTTTTATTCCGACAAGCACTAATGAATGCTGGTAATCCGATTCAAATGTCACTTATGATGAAAAGTGTTGATGATTCGATGAAAGGCTTAGCAAACTCAGTTGGTCAAATGGTGTTCCAACTAGGGTGGGCCGTTATGGGTCCTGTTTCAATGACGATTGTGATGATGTATGGGTCTTATTACGGCTATGCGATTGTTTTTTCCATAACTGGTTGTTTATATTTAATTGGCTCTATTTATTTCTATCTTGTTTTTCGCAAAATAAAATAG
- a CDS encoding DUF3231 family protein, which translates to MQQTMINPNQQNQQTIMPQPPNVITTKDHLYISDMLSWNLLAMKKCHHTAQHCQDPEIKAVIEKAGQMHQKHYQMIIQHLQNQNQPTQIQ; encoded by the coding sequence ATGCAGCAAACAATGATTAACCCAAACCAACAAAACCAGCAAACGATTATGCCTCAACCACCAAATGTCATTACAACAAAAGACCATCTTTATATTTCTGACATGTTATCTTGGAACTTGTTAGCCATGAAGAAATGTCACCACACTGCACAACATTGCCAAGACCCAGAAATTAAAGCGGTAATTGAAAAAGCCGGCCAAATGCACCAAAAGCATTACCAAATGATTATACAACACCTCCAAAACCAAAACCAACCAACGCAAATTCAGTAA
- a CDS encoding small multi-drug export protein, giving the protein MFREMVQEFILQLNELNIVIQYLGIFLLSFIPFVESPGATAAAGVIGLPIFSSTLVSIGGNWISIMLVIIPFNAIVKKIQKRKSRKGFISKRASKARERYEKYGVPGVALIAPVVSSGHIGAFVSIAAGADKKKVVFWHVISIVIWAIVGVLLGAFLHYEIM; this is encoded by the coding sequence ATGTTTCGGGAAATGGTACAAGAATTTATCTTGCAATTAAACGAATTAAATATAGTTATACAGTATCTTGGAATTTTTTTATTATCATTTATTCCATTTGTAGAATCTCCTGGTGCAACAGCGGCTGCAGGAGTAATTGGGCTTCCGATATTTTCATCTACATTAGTAAGTATAGGTGGGAATTGGATTTCAATCATGCTGGTTATAATACCTTTTAATGCTATCGTTAAAAAAATTCAAAAGCGGAAATCAAGAAAAGGATTTATTTCAAAACGTGCGAGTAAAGCAAGAGAAAGATATGAAAAATATGGTGTGCCAGGAGTTGCACTTATTGCACCTGTCGTATCTTCAGGACATATTGGAGCGTTTGTTTCAATAGCAGCAGGAGCTGATAAAAAGAAAGTTGTCTTTTGGCATGTTATAAGTATTGTAATTTGGGCAATTGTTGGAGTACTATTAGGTGCCTTTTTACATTATGAAATAATGTAA
- a CDS encoding acyl-CoA dehydrogenase family protein, translated as MSETKQEVVKGGSFLIEDVAAESVFTPEDFTEEHIMIGKTTEEFVVNEVGPHIEEIEKHNFDISRRLLSEAGELGLLGADVPEEYGGLGLDKISSSIITEKFARAGAFSLSYGAHVGIGSLPIVFFGNHEQKSKYLPSLASGEKIAAYALTEPGSGSDALGAKTTAVLNEAGTHYVLNGEKQWITNSAFADVFVVYAKIDGEHFTAFIVEKEYEGVSTGPEEKKMGIKGSSTRTLILEDALVPKENLLGEVGKGHVIAFNILNVGRYKLGIGTIGGSKRALELAAKYANERKQFKQPIARFTLIQEKLANMATATYAAESSIYRTGGLFEDRLGGLSEEEQKDGREVAKGIAEYAIECSLNKVFGSETLDYCADEAVQIHGGYGFMAEYEVERIYRDSRINRIFEGTNEINRLLVPGTILRKAMKGELPLLEKAMKLQEELMMMMPEEVGTEPLEQEKYLLKMAKKIFLMVAGTGAQKYQQKLQHEQEILSNVADIVSEVFSMESVILRTEKAIGKTGLEKNNQKLLMTQVFCQEAFNRIEAHAKESLVAMEEGDSLRTMISILRKLTRHTPINVITKKREIAEVVLAEESYVV; from the coding sequence ATGAGTGAAACAAAACAAGAAGTTGTAAAGGGCGGAAGCTTTTTAATTGAAGATGTTGCTGCTGAAAGTGTATTTACACCGGAGGATTTCACAGAAGAGCATATTATGATTGGCAAAACAACAGAGGAGTTCGTTGTTAATGAAGTAGGTCCTCATATTGAAGAAATTGAAAAACACAATTTCGATATTTCTCGTCGTCTTTTATCTGAAGCTGGAGAGCTTGGATTATTAGGAGCAGATGTACCAGAAGAATACGGTGGGCTAGGATTAGATAAAATTAGTTCTTCCATTATTACAGAAAAATTTGCTCGTGCAGGTGCCTTCTCTTTAAGTTACGGTGCTCATGTTGGTATCGGGTCATTACCAATCGTATTTTTCGGTAACCATGAGCAAAAAAGTAAATACTTGCCTTCATTAGCATCAGGTGAAAAAATTGCAGCATATGCGTTAACTGAGCCAGGCTCTGGATCAGATGCGCTAGGTGCTAAAACGACGGCAGTATTAAATGAAGCTGGAACTCACTATGTATTAAATGGTGAAAAACAATGGATTACAAACTCTGCATTCGCTGATGTATTTGTAGTATACGCAAAAATTGATGGTGAGCATTTCACGGCATTTATTGTGGAAAAAGAATATGAAGGTGTTTCTACTGGTCCAGAAGAAAAGAAAATGGGAATTAAAGGTTCATCTACTCGTACCCTTATTCTCGAGGACGCATTAGTCCCTAAAGAAAACCTTCTTGGTGAAGTTGGTAAAGGTCACGTTATTGCCTTTAACATCTTAAATGTAGGACGTTATAAGCTTGGAATCGGTACAATTGGTGGTTCAAAGCGTGCGCTTGAGTTAGCTGCTAAGTATGCAAATGAAAGAAAGCAGTTTAAGCAACCAATTGCGCGTTTCACATTAATTCAAGAAAAATTAGCAAACATGGCAACTGCAACATATGCAGCAGAAAGCTCAATTTACCGTACAGGTGGATTGTTTGAAGACCGTCTAGGTGGACTTTCTGAGGAAGAGCAAAAAGATGGTCGTGAAGTAGCAAAAGGAATTGCAGAATACGCAATTGAGTGTTCTTTAAATAAAGTATTTGGCTCTGAAACATTAGACTATTGTGCAGATGAAGCAGTTCAAATCCATGGTGGCTATGGTTTCATGGCTGAGTACGAAGTAGAACGCATCTACCGTGACTCAAGAATTAACCGTATTTTTGAAGGTACAAATGAAATTAACCGCCTTCTAGTACCTGGAACAATTCTTCGTAAAGCAATGAAAGGCGAGCTTCCATTATTAGAAAAAGCGATGAAACTACAAGAAGAGCTTATGATGATGATGCCTGAGGAAGTTGGAACTGAGCCGTTAGAGCAAGAAAAATATTTATTAAAAATGGCGAAGAAAATCTTCTTAATGGTAGCTGGTACTGGCGCTCAAAAATATCAGCAAAAACTACAACATGAACAAGAAATTTTGTCTAATGTGGCAGATATTGTAAGTGAAGTTTTCTCAATGGAATCTGTTATCCTTCGTACGGAAAAAGCGATTGGTAAAACAGGCTTAGAGAAAAATAACCAAAAACTTCTTATGACTCAAGTGTTCTGTCAAGAAGCGTTTAACCGTATCGAAGCTCATGCGAAAGAATCTTTAGTAGCAATGGAAGAAGGCGACTCTTTACGTACAATGATTTCAATTCTACGTAAATTAACTCGTCACACTCCAATTAACGTTATTACGAAAAAACGTGAAATTGCTGAAGTTGTCCTAGCAGAAGAAAGCTATGTAGTGTAA
- a CDS encoding arsenate reductase family protein yields MALTFYWYPNCGTCKKAKSWLEANDIAFEPIHIVEHPPSKEILQGLYQKSGLELKKFFNTSGKKYRELGIKDKIPTATEEELLELLASDGMLIKRPIVTDGTKVTVGFKEDQFEEAWKS; encoded by the coding sequence ATGGCACTTACATTTTACTGGTATCCGAATTGCGGAACTTGTAAAAAAGCGAAATCTTGGTTAGAAGCAAATGACATTGCCTTTGAACCAATACATATTGTTGAACATCCACCATCAAAAGAAATTTTACAAGGGCTTTATCAAAAAAGTGGATTAGAGTTAAAGAAATTTTTTAATACGAGTGGAAAAAAATATCGGGAACTTGGAATTAAAGATAAGATTCCAACAGCGACAGAAGAGGAACTTTTAGAACTTTTAGCGTCTGATGGGATGTTAATTAAACGTCCAATCGTTACTGATGGAACGAAAGTGACGGTTGGTTTTAAAGAAGACCAGTTTGAAGAAGCTTGGAAATCATAA
- a CDS encoding spore coat protein, producing the protein MSQQTKIQNPKTQVQESPQMSDRDFINDILSTEKYITTAYSTALNEASHESLYQTINTAFNEAQNCQRELFNTMFKKGWYSFDATPQQTIDQSYQQFSGYSQQFPYQ; encoded by the coding sequence ATGAGCCAACAAACGAAAATCCAAAACCCAAAAACCCAAGTTCAGGAATCTCCGCAAATGTCTGACCGAGATTTCATTAATGATATTTTATCGACGGAAAAGTATATTACAACTGCTTATAGTACAGCTTTAAACGAAGCGAGTCATGAAAGCTTGTATCAAACGATTAATACTGCTTTTAATGAAGCCCAAAACTGCCAACGTGAATTGTTTAATACGATGTTTAAAAAAGGATGGTATAGTTTTGACGCTACACCACAACAAACAATTGATCAATCGTATCAACAATTCTCAGGTTATAGTCAGCAATTCCCTTACCAATAA
- the gcvH gene encoding glycine cleavage system protein GcvH, with translation MNLPKELKYSEEHEWVKQEDGKIRIGITDFAQSELGDIVFVELPEVGDEIEADEPFGSVESVKTVSELYAPVSGKVVEVNEDLDDSPEFVNESPYEKAWMIVVEPSDASEVDKLMTAEQYEEMVNED, from the coding sequence GTGAATTTACCAAAGGAACTGAAATATTCTGAAGAGCATGAATGGGTAAAACAAGAAGATGGAAAAATCCGTATCGGAATTACTGATTTTGCTCAATCTGAACTAGGAGATATTGTTTTTGTTGAGCTTCCTGAAGTTGGAGATGAAATTGAAGCGGACGAGCCATTCGGCAGCGTAGAATCTGTTAAAACGGTATCTGAGTTGTATGCACCTGTGAGTGGGAAAGTCGTAGAAGTAAATGAAGACTTAGACGATTCCCCAGAGTTTGTAAATGAATCTCCGTATGAAAAAGCTTGGATGATTGTTGTTGAGCCTTCTGACGCGTCAGAAGTGGATAAGTTAATGACGGCTGAACAATACGAAGAAATGGTAAACGAAGACTAA